Proteins from a single region of Flavobacterium sp. YJ01:
- a CDS encoding carbohydrate kinase, with protein sequence MNNGKSLKAVAYGEVLWDVFENEKKIGGAPLNVALRMKTFGCEVAMISCVGNDEDGKAIINQVKSLGLKTDSIVIAEDFPTGLVQVTLNERGSASYEINYPSAWDKIVLNNTARKLVEEAEVLIYGSLVCRDAISRNALEELLQTNVYKVFDVNLRKPHYSYEILNRLMQSANFIKFNDEELLEIASALNSPFESLEENMHFILKQSNAEAMCVTKGKHGALLLWKGKIYENEGYPIKVADTVGAGDSFLAALITSLLNGNEPQNAIDFACAVGALVAESPGANPDISNSKIENLMVK encoded by the coding sequence ATGAATAACGGAAAAAGCCTTAAAGCAGTAGCTTATGGAGAGGTGCTTTGGGATGTTTTTGAAAACGAAAAGAAGATTGGCGGAGCTCCACTGAATGTGGCGCTTCGAATGAAAACATTTGGATGCGAAGTTGCCATGATTAGTTGTGTAGGAAATGATGAAGACGGAAAAGCAATTATCAATCAGGTAAAAAGTTTAGGACTTAAAACAGACAGTATTGTTATAGCAGAAGATTTTCCGACTGGATTGGTTCAAGTTACACTAAATGAACGTGGATCTGCGAGTTACGAAATTAATTATCCATCAGCTTGGGATAAAATTGTGCTTAATAACACAGCAAGAAAACTTGTCGAAGAAGCAGAGGTTTTAATTTATGGAAGCTTGGTTTGCCGTGATGCTATTTCTCGAAATGCTTTAGAAGAATTGTTGCAGACAAATGTTTACAAAGTTTTTGACGTCAATTTAAGAAAACCTCATTATTCTTATGAAATTCTGAATCGGTTAATGCAGTCTGCCAATTTTATTAAGTTTAATGATGAAGAGTTATTAGAAATTGCCTCTGCTCTAAATTCACCTTTTGAAAGTCTGGAAGAAAATATGCATTTCATTCTAAAACAAAGCAATGCCGAGGCTATGTGCGTTACTAAAGGAAAGCATGGAGCATTATTACTTTGGAAAGGTAAAATCTATGAAAATGAAGGATATCCAATTAAAGTCGCTGATACCGTGGGGGCGGGAGATTCTTTTTTAGCGGCTTTAATTACTTCTTTATTAAATGGGAACGAACCTCAAAATGCCATCGATTTTGCTTGCGCAGTAGGAGCTTTGGTAGCAGAATCTCCAGGAGCAAATCCGGATATTTCGAATTCTAAAATCGAAAATTTAATGGTGAAATAA
- a CDS encoding RagB/SusD family nutrient uptake outer membrane protein: protein MKKILYISGFLVMVLFASCSDFLENNPRGVLSEDDIVTPETIEGFMNAAYAQLGNDHYDSPYSLWPFGNVRSDDAYKGGSGTNDIQVFHFFEVSNNIRPDFGELDTFWYNSYVGVGRANKALKALEQISEADFPLKKTRIAEMRFLRAHFYFMLKIMFRNVPYITEDIPVEEYKTISNVALTNEELWNRIAEDFQAAADALPETQPQVGRATQKAAYAYLAKTRLYQAYTQDDNFKVTGINQQHLQEVIAATEKVIGKATLEPDFANNFLPGTYENGPESIFSIQFSDNDGTLYGRLNFSDVLSTPQGLGCCDFHKPSQNLVNAFKTGADGLPQFDTYNNQDFDYKNRNANTVDPRLYHTVAMPGLPYKYDPEYVYVESWVRSPGTYGYFASLKENVAPSCSCFVNIDPFYGNSKNRIQIRYADVILMRAEALIEAGRQAEALPLINEIRQRAAQSTGRLPYANNFKISTYVDGVNCNWTQDFARKAMRWERRLELAMEGSRFFDLVRWGVTDQVLNTFYAGEKSKRTYYQDANFDAQKEEYCPIPLKQINFSQGLYKQNPGY from the coding sequence ATGAAAAAAATACTATATATATCAGGATTTTTAGTGATGGTTTTATTCGCTTCCTGTTCCGATTTTTTAGAAAATAATCCGCGAGGAGTTTTATCAGAAGATGATATTGTAACGCCAGAAACAATCGAAGGATTTATGAATGCAGCTTATGCGCAATTAGGAAACGATCATTACGATTCGCCTTATAGTTTGTGGCCTTTTGGAAACGTTCGTTCTGATGATGCGTACAAAGGCGGAAGTGGTACAAATGATATTCAGGTTTTTCACTTTTTTGAAGTTTCGAATAACATCAGACCTGATTTTGGAGAATTAGACACTTTTTGGTACAACAGTTACGTTGGAGTTGGGAGAGCCAATAAAGCTTTAAAAGCTTTGGAACAAATCTCAGAAGCTGATTTTCCGTTGAAAAAAACACGTATTGCGGAAATGCGTTTTTTAAGAGCACATTTTTATTTTATGCTGAAAATTATGTTTAGAAATGTGCCTTACATAACTGAGGATATTCCAGTTGAAGAATACAAAACTATCTCAAACGTAGCACTTACAAACGAAGAACTTTGGAATAGAATTGCAGAAGATTTTCAGGCTGCTGCCGATGCTTTGCCAGAAACTCAACCGCAAGTTGGTCGCGCGACACAAAAAGCGGCATACGCTTATTTAGCCAAAACACGTTTGTATCAAGCGTATACGCAAGATGATAATTTTAAAGTTACAGGAATCAATCAACAGCATTTGCAGGAAGTAATTGCGGCTACAGAAAAAGTAATCGGAAAAGCAACTTTAGAACCTGATTTTGCCAATAACTTTTTGCCTGGAACTTATGAAAATGGACCAGAATCGATTTTCTCTATTCAGTTTTCTGATAATGATGGCACTTTATACGGAAGATTGAATTTTTCAGATGTGCTTTCAACTCCTCAAGGTTTAGGATGTTGCGATTTTCATAAACCAAGTCAGAACTTAGTTAATGCTTTTAAAACTGGAGCAGATGGTTTGCCTCAATTTGATACTTACAACAATCAAGATTTTGATTATAAGAACAGAAATGCAAACACGGTAGATCCAAGATTGTATCATACGGTTGCCATGCCAGGCTTGCCTTATAAATACGATCCAGAATATGTTTATGTTGAATCTTGGGTTCGTTCTCCGGGAACATACGGTTATTTTGCTTCTTTAAAAGAAAATGTGGCACCAAGCTGTAGTTGTTTTGTCAATATTGATCCGTTTTACGGAAATTCAAAAAACAGAATTCAAATTCGCTATGCCGACGTGATTTTAATGCGTGCCGAAGCTTTGATTGAAGCAGGAAGACAAGCAGAAGCTTTGCCTTTAATTAATGAAATTCGTCAAAGAGCGGCGCAAAGTACAGGCAGACTTCCGTACGCAAACAACTTTAAAATAAGCACTTATGTTGACGGAGTTAATTGCAATTGGACACAAGATTTTGCCCGCAAAGCAATGCGATGGGAACGAAGATTAGAATTGGCAATGGAAGGCAGCCGATTCTTTGATTTGGTTCGTTGGGGCGTTACAGACCAAGTTTTAAACACTTTTTACGCAGGAGAAAAATCAAAACGCACTTATTATCAAGATGCTAATTTTGATGCACAGAAAGAGGAATATTGTCCAATTCCTTTAAAACAAATTAATTTCAGCCAAGGACTTTACAAACAAAATCCAGGCTATTAA
- a CDS encoding SGNH/GDSL hydrolase family protein, translated as MKTKTLLYYSLLFFFALQITYSQDWPNLTRYKEENAKVPILSSKDHSRVVFMGNSITEGWINKRPDFFNSKKYINRGISGQTTPQMLLRFRQDVIALKPAVVVILAGINDIAENTGPYSVDATSGNIFSMCELAKQNGIKVIVCSILPALDFQWRKGMQPAPKVIALNKIIKSYAEKNKLFYVDYYSAMVNDEMGLKAELCTDGVHPNEAGYAVMEPILEKIIAKALKK; from the coding sequence ATGAAAACCAAAACTTTACTTTATTACTCTTTACTATTTTTTTTCGCTTTGCAGATAACTTACAGTCAAGATTGGCCAAATCTTACTCGATATAAAGAAGAAAATGCCAAAGTTCCTATTTTAAGTTCTAAAGATCATAGCCGTGTGGTTTTTATGGGGAATTCTATAACTGAAGGTTGGATAAACAAAAGACCAGATTTTTTCAATTCTAAAAAATATATCAATAGAGGAATCAGCGGGCAGACTACACCGCAAATGCTTCTTCGTTTCAGGCAAGATGTAATTGCGCTAAAACCAGCTGTTGTTGTTATTTTGGCAGGAATAAATGATATTGCAGAAAACACAGGTCCATATTCCGTTGACGCTACTTCTGGCAATATATTTTCGATGTGCGAATTGGCAAAACAAAACGGTATAAAAGTTATTGTTTGTTCGATTTTACCAGCATTAGATTTTCAATGGAGAAAAGGAATGCAGCCTGCTCCAAAAGTAATTGCATTAAACAAAATCATTAAATCATACGCAGAAAAAAATAAACTCTTTTATGTAGATTATTATTCGGCTATGGTCAATGATGAAATGGGTTTAAAAGCAGAATTGTGTACAGACGGTGTTCATCCAAATGAAGCTGGATACGCTGTTATGGAGCCAATTTTAGAAAAAATAATTGCAAAAGCGCTTAAAAAGTAA